The following proteins are encoded in a genomic region of Bosea beijingensis:
- a CDS encoding DUF2177 family protein — protein sequence MRFVAGYIAFLIAFGICDAIWLGTMTAKLYRPVLGDLIVEQVRYWPAALFYFGFPLGVVYFAVMPALRDGIASTALLIGALIGMLAYATYDLTNYATLRPWTLTITLVDLVYGTVVVGLSTWFAFVIVRRLAGWGWV from the coding sequence ATGCGCTTCGTTGCCGGTTATATCGCCTTCCTCATCGCATTCGGCATTTGCGACGCCATCTGGCTGGGCACGATGACGGCCAAGCTCTATCGGCCGGTGCTCGGCGACCTGATCGTCGAGCAGGTGCGCTATTGGCCGGCGGCGCTGTTCTATTTCGGTTTCCCGCTCGGGGTGGTCTATTTCGCGGTTATGCCGGCGCTGCGTGACGGTATCGCGAGTACCGCATTGCTCATTGGCGCGCTCATCGGCATGCTCGCCTACGCGACCTACGACCTCACCAACTATGCCACGCTGCGGCCCTGGACGCTGACGATCACGCTCGTCGATCTCGTCTATGGCACGGTCGTCGTCGGCCTGAGCACATGGTTCGCATTCGTCATCGTCCGCCGCCTTGCTGGTTGGGGCTGGGTCTAA
- a CDS encoding GAF domain-containing protein — MTTVDLTNCDREPIHIPGSVQPHGCMIVCDAEAVTIRRHSSNASAFLGLKEFELVGRRLEELLGGPVVHEMRNALARSGVPSRAGLMPRYRLPSLDREFDISIHAFKGNAIIEFEESVPAGPSSPLEFARTLVGRLSDVTTPAQLIKNAARLLRAVLQYDRVMIYQFAPDGSGKVVSEAKRPDLESFMGQHFPASDIPQQARQLYLLNPIRVVSDSSGERFPIMPVLDAAGEPLDLSYAHLRSVSPIHCEYLRNMGVSASMSVSVIVDGALWGLIACHHYSPRSLSMNRRIAAEIFGEFFALQLGALTQKQMLLAAERARDFLNGLLSSAAHVTDASADAAVIVTEWNIFRALDLDRVKAAMAAPVLVDLRNVYRADQVRAKGFSYADVGRGLAAPQGSEAESAA, encoded by the coding sequence ATGACGACCGTTGATCTGACGAACTGCGATCGCGAGCCGATCCATATTCCCGGCAGCGTCCAGCCCCATGGCTGCATGATCGTGTGCGATGCCGAGGCGGTGACGATCAGGCGCCATTCGTCGAACGCCAGCGCCTTCCTCGGGCTCAAGGAATTCGAGCTCGTCGGCCGCAGGCTCGAAGAGCTCCTCGGTGGGCCGGTCGTGCATGAGATGCGCAATGCGCTCGCGCGTTCCGGCGTTCCGTCCCGTGCGGGCTTGATGCCCCGCTATCGCCTACCTTCGCTGGATCGCGAGTTCGACATCTCGATCCATGCCTTCAAGGGCAACGCCATCATCGAATTCGAGGAGAGCGTCCCGGCCGGGCCGAGCTCGCCGCTCGAATTCGCTCGGACGTTGGTCGGCCGGCTCTCGGATGTCACGACACCGGCCCAGCTGATCAAGAATGCGGCGCGTCTGCTCAGGGCGGTACTCCAGTACGACCGGGTGATGATCTACCAGTTCGCGCCCGACGGGTCTGGCAAGGTCGTCAGCGAGGCCAAGCGCCCCGATCTCGAAAGCTTCATGGGGCAGCATTTCCCGGCGAGCGACATCCCGCAGCAGGCACGGCAGCTCTATCTGCTCAATCCGATCCGCGTGGTTTCGGATTCGAGCGGCGAGCGCTTCCCGATCATGCCCGTACTGGACGCTGCCGGAGAGCCTCTCGATCTGTCCTATGCCCATTTGCGCAGCGTCTCGCCCATCCATTGCGAATACCTCCGCAACATGGGCGTCTCGGCCTCGATGTCGGTCTCGGTCATCGTCGACGGCGCACTCTGGGGGCTGATCGCCTGCCACCATTACAGCCCGCGCTCGCTCTCGATGAACCGCCGGATCGCCGCGGAGATATTCGGTGAGTTCTTCGCGCTTCAGCTGGGTGCCCTCACGCAGAAGCAGATGCTGCTGGCCGCCGAAAGGGCGCGGGATTTTCTCAACGGCCTGCTTTCGTCCGCCGCCCATGTGACCGATGCTTCGGCGGATGCCGCGGTGATCGTGACCGAGTGGAACATCTTCCGGGCGCTCGACCTCGACCGGGTCAAGGCGGCGATGGCGGCCCCCGTCCTCGTCGACCTGCGCAATGTCTACCGGGCCGACCAGGTTCGCGCCAAGGGCTTCTCATATGCCGATGTCGGTCGCGGTCTCGCCGCTCCACAAGGCAGCGAAGCCGAAAGCGCGGCGTGA
- a CDS encoding ChrR family anti-sigma-E factor: MSIVHRPSDETLAAFAAGRLDEGLAVVVACHVEADHECRRRLRELQAVQGALLETVEPVAMASGPSHAATAAPAEPASAAAPMSETGMPKVLRPYGFGPWRPIGIRIAMRRVEVPGADARVFMLRAGPGIALPHHKHTGFEWTTILAGAYEHEYGRYAAGDFDEADAEHDHTPRVDPVEGCTCIVAMTGSVQLQGWLGRLLQPLVRF, encoded by the coding sequence ATGAGCATCGTGCATCGCCCATCCGACGAGACGCTCGCCGCCTTCGCGGCGGGTCGGCTCGACGAAGGCCTGGCGGTCGTCGTCGCCTGCCATGTCGAGGCGGATCATGAGTGCCGGCGGCGCCTGCGGGAGCTCCAGGCCGTCCAAGGCGCATTGCTGGAAACGGTTGAGCCCGTCGCAATGGCTTCTGGGCCAAGTCATGCTGCCACCGCAGCGCCAGCCGAGCCGGCATCCGCGGCGGCCCCGATGTCCGAAACCGGGATGCCGAAGGTGCTGCGCCCTTATGGCTTCGGCCCTTGGCGCCCGATCGGCATCCGCATCGCCATGCGACGCGTCGAGGTTCCCGGAGCAGATGCGCGCGTCTTCATGCTGCGCGCCGGCCCCGGCATCGCCTTGCCCCACCACAAGCATACGGGCTTCGAATGGACGACGATCCTCGCCGGCGCCTACGAGCACGAATACGGGCGCTACGCCGCCGGAGATTTCGACGAGGCGGATGCCGAGCATGATCACACGCCGCGCGTCGACCCGGTCGAGGGCTGCACCTGCATCGTCGCGATGACGGGGAGCGTGCAGTTGCAGGGCTGGCTAGGCCGGCTGCTGCAACCGCTGGTGCGGTTTTGA
- a CDS encoding biliverdin-producing heme oxygenase, with protein MIEIRSFLRGETNELHRELDAIVGVFSNRAEYARFLHGTFRHRVPVEAALSDAAPVRVSPWQPRKLLPELEADLADLTLACPASEPFHLSNDMAAFLGAAYVLEGSALGARVLVKGVEPLGFGPENGARYLSAQAGSLDSWRTLLVALEGLDRQAWDAAAQSARSVFVHAIQAFTSEELSPA; from the coding sequence ATGATTGAGATCAGAAGTTTTTTGCGCGGTGAGACGAACGAGCTTCATCGCGAACTGGATGCTATCGTCGGCGTCTTCTCGAACCGTGCCGAGTACGCCCGCTTCCTGCATGGTACGTTTCGCCATCGCGTGCCGGTCGAGGCGGCTTTGTCGGACGCCGCACCCGTGCGGGTTTCGCCATGGCAACCGCGCAAGCTTCTGCCTGAGTTGGAGGCGGATCTCGCCGACCTGACGCTAGCGTGTCCGGCGAGCGAACCTTTCCATCTGTCAAATGACATGGCTGCGTTCCTGGGGGCTGCCTATGTTCTTGAAGGTTCGGCCCTGGGGGCTCGGGTGCTTGTAAAGGGAGTGGAACCGCTGGGGTTCGGGCCTGAAAACGGAGCACGCTATCTTTCGGCTCAAGCCGGCTCCCTCGATAGCTGGCGCACGCTTCTCGTTGCGTTGGAGGGGCTCGACCGGCAAGCGTGGGATGCAGCCGCGCAATCGGCCAGGTCCGTTTTCGTCCACGCCATCCAGGCCTTCACATCGGAAGAACTCTCTCCTGCATGA
- a CDS encoding SAM-dependent methyltransferase → MTIMQRLSTWGEGLPVPDAVSRMVIASLVGRTARSLAAQSADVAAFARDMADFPIAVHTDAANAQHYEVPAAFFDQVLGPRRKYSCCYYADPGDTLLAAEDKALELTAEHAGLADGQDILELGCGWGSLSLWMAERYPQARIVSVSNSASQRAYIEEQAQRRHLGNLRIVTADMNAFAAEERFDRIVSVEMFEHMANWRELLERIRCWLKPDGRLFIHVFAHRQRCYRFDAADTGDWIAQHFFTGGLMPSATLAHQFPDLFAVEAEWRWSGEHYRATAEDWLANFDRNLATIDPILRETYGAEAPLWRRRWRLFFLATSGLFGHAGGEAWGVHHYRLQAA, encoded by the coding sequence ATGACGATCATGCAGAGGCTCTCGACCTGGGGCGAAGGCCTCCCCGTTCCCGATGCCGTCAGCCGCATGGTGATAGCGTCACTGGTTGGACGTACCGCACGCTCGCTCGCGGCGCAGTCGGCCGATGTCGCAGCCTTCGCTCGGGACATGGCGGATTTTCCGATCGCCGTTCATACCGATGCCGCCAATGCCCAGCACTACGAGGTGCCGGCCGCCTTCTTCGACCAGGTGCTCGGCCCCCGCCGCAAGTATTCCTGCTGCTACTATGCCGATCCCGGCGACACGCTGTTGGCGGCGGAAGACAAAGCTCTGGAATTGACCGCGGAGCATGCCGGTCTCGCCGACGGGCAGGACATCCTGGAGCTCGGCTGCGGCTGGGGCTCGCTCTCCTTGTGGATGGCGGAGCGCTATCCGCAGGCACGGATCGTCTCGGTCTCCAACTCGGCCTCGCAGCGCGCCTATATCGAAGAGCAGGCGCAGCGCCGCCATCTCGGCAATCTCCGCATCGTCACCGCTGACATGAACGCGTTTGCGGCCGAAGAGCGTTTCGATCGCATCGTCTCCGTCGAAATGTTCGAGCACATGGCGAACTGGCGCGAACTCCTCGAGCGTATTCGTTGCTGGCTGAAGCCGGACGGCCGGCTCTTCATCCATGTCTTCGCCCACCGGCAGCGCTGCTATCGCTTCGATGCCGCCGATACGGGTGACTGGATCGCGCAGCATTTCTTCACCGGCGGCCTGATGCCGAGCGCGACGCTCGCGCACCAGTTCCCCGATCTCTTCGCCGTCGAGGCCGAGTGGCGCTGGAGCGGCGAGCATTACCGCGCCACAGCCGAGGACTGGCTGGCGAACTTCGATCGCAATCTCGCGACGATCGATCCGATCCTGCGCGAGACCTATGGCGCGGAAGCGCCGCTCTGGCGCCGCCGCTGGCGGCTCTTCTTTCTCGCGACGAGCGGCTTGTTCGGCCATGCCGGCGGCGAGGCCTGGGGCGTCCATCACTATCGGTTGCAGGCGGCCTGA
- a CDS encoding cupin — protein MTRMTVTALHFEPRGFVPNNLRLPVLIYEKAFDPAAIGDLATFMEKRFQDNGWPPQWRDGIYDFEHYHAEGHEVLGIATGSAELVLGGDGGREIRVEAGDILVLPAGTGHRRLKQSEDFLVVGAYPPGQAGDIVREEASPAMKQRIALLSYPPKDPVLGDEGPMLRLWANTSIT, from the coding sequence ATGACCCGGATGACGGTGACCGCCTTGCATTTCGAACCGCGGGGCTTCGTTCCGAATAATCTCAGGTTGCCGGTCCTCATCTACGAAAAGGCGTTCGATCCTGCGGCGATCGGTGACCTCGCCACGTTCATGGAAAAGCGCTTTCAGGACAACGGATGGCCGCCACAGTGGCGAGATGGGATTTACGATTTCGAGCACTATCACGCGGAGGGTCATGAGGTTCTCGGTATAGCAACCGGATCGGCCGAACTGGTTCTTGGCGGAGACGGCGGCCGTGAGATCAGGGTGGAAGCTGGCGACATCCTGGTGCTGCCCGCGGGGACGGGGCATCGGCGGCTCAAGCAGAGTGAAGATTTCCTCGTGGTCGGTGCATACCCGCCCGGCCAGGCTGGAGATATCGTTCGTGAGGAGGCGTCGCCTGCGATGAAACAGAGGATTGCCCTCTTGAGCTATCCACCCAAGGATCCGGTTCTGGGGGATGAGGGTCCGATGCTCCGCCTCTGGGCGAACACCAGCATCACTTGA
- a CDS encoding putative DNA modification/repair radical SAM protein yields MAQLTVLEKLEILSDAAKYDASCASSSSTKRDSRDGKGLGSTTGSGICHSYAPDGRCISLLKILLTNFCSFDCVFCINRSSSNVRRARFSVEEVVALTLNFYRRNYIEGLFLSSGIIRSADYTMAELVRVAETLRRQHGFRGYIHLKLIPGASRDLIERAGLFADRVSINVELPSEAALARFAPEKQAGEIKSAMGGLKLKIDEAREERDKNAKAQVFSPAGQSTQMIVGADGASDSAILKRSAWLYGSFGLKRVYYSAFSPIPDASRQLPLQPPPLMREHRLYQADWLTRFYGFETEEILGRNEMLDLDIDPKLAWALRERGRFPVDVNRADRETLLRVPGLGTRSVDRILTSRRFRRLRLEDVGRLTRSLTTIRHFILAEGWRPGSGLDAQNLRARLMPQPRQLSLFP; encoded by the coding sequence ATGGCACAGCTCACGGTCCTGGAGAAGCTCGAAATTCTCAGCGACGCCGCGAAATACGACGCCTCCTGTGCATCGAGCAGCAGCACCAAACGAGATTCGCGCGACGGGAAGGGACTTGGCTCGACCACCGGTTCCGGTATCTGCCATTCCTATGCGCCTGATGGCCGCTGCATCTCGTTGCTGAAGATCCTGCTGACGAATTTCTGCAGCTTCGACTGCGTCTTCTGCATCAACCGCTCGTCGAGCAATGTCCGCCGCGCTCGCTTTTCGGTCGAGGAGGTCGTCGCGCTGACCCTGAATTTCTACCGCCGCAATTATATCGAAGGCCTTTTTCTGTCCTCAGGAATCATCCGCTCAGCCGATTACACGATGGCCGAGCTCGTGCGCGTCGCCGAAACGCTGCGCCGGCAGCACGGGTTCCGCGGCTACATCCACCTCAAGTTGATACCCGGCGCGAGCCGCGATCTGATCGAGCGCGCGGGGCTTTTCGCCGACCGGGTGTCGATCAATGTCGAATTGCCGAGCGAGGCGGCGCTTGCGCGTTTTGCCCCGGAGAAGCAGGCAGGCGAGATCAAGAGCGCGATGGGCGGCCTCAAGCTGAAGATCGATGAGGCGCGCGAGGAGCGCGACAAGAATGCGAAGGCTCAGGTCTTCTCCCCGGCGGGGCAGAGCACGCAGATGATCGTCGGCGCCGATGGCGCAAGCGATTCCGCCATCCTGAAGCGCAGCGCCTGGCTCTATGGCAGCTTCGGCCTGAAGCGCGTCTATTACTCGGCCTTTAGCCCGATCCCGGATGCCTCGCGCCAGTTGCCGCTCCAGCCGCCGCCGCTGATGCGCGAACACCGGCTTTATCAGGCCGACTGGCTGACGCGCTTCTATGGTTTCGAGACCGAGGAAATTCTGGGCCGCAACGAGATGCTCGATCTCGATATCGACCCCAAACTCGCCTGGGCGCTGCGCGAGCGCGGACGCTTCCCCGTCGACGTGAACCGAGCCGACCGCGAAACCCTGCTGCGGGTGCCGGGTTTGGGCACGCGCAGTGTCGATCGCATCCTGACCTCGCGACGGTTCCGCCGGCTCAGGCTTGAGGATGTCGGCCGGCTGACACGATCGCTGACGACAATCCGGCATTTCATTCTGGCGGAGGGCTGGCGGCCGGGCAGCGGCCTCGACGCGCAGAACCTGCGGGCCCGGCTGATGCCGCAACCGCGGCAATTGTCGCTTTTCCCGTGA
- a CDS encoding SemiSWEET family sugar transporter → MNWIAVVGTFAALCSTISFVPQAWRIVTTRDTRAISPVTYGFTVTGFALWTAYGLGLGEWPLILTNSICFVISAFILMMTLLPRQKKEAIADQIDPSS, encoded by the coding sequence ATGAACTGGATCGCGGTCGTTGGCACATTTGCGGCGCTGTGTTCGACAATCAGTTTCGTGCCTCAGGCTTGGCGGATCGTCACGACGCGCGATACCCGGGCAATATCTCCGGTGACATACGGCTTCACCGTCACGGGTTTTGCTCTATGGACCGCTTACGGCCTGGGCCTGGGTGAATGGCCTCTCATTCTAACGAATAGCATCTGCTTCGTTATTTCCGCTTTCATCCTCATGATGACGCTCCTACCCCGGCAAAAGAAGGAGGCCATAGCGGATCAAATCGATCCGTCCTCCTGA
- a CDS encoding dienelactone hydrolase family protein — protein sequence MIAGAGYNVLLPRYFEATGDQRARYGEIKSKFPVWLEAIETITGDQQARFAVVGFSLGGALALALAARDRRIKAVVDFFGFLPPGLERASLPPTLILHGNADRVVPVSNAEAIERLVKSNGSSVQSHIYPGEGHGLSLASWPDAIARTQAFNDAGLRRSHEAMANGTGLESLRPVCHHPIAELVAREMRLIRARFVPGGVTGLVIPRHPNIHSSWLDPERLCRLRFAGGASGFRPFRSS from the coding sequence ATGATCGCGGGGGCTGGCTACAACGTCCTGCTACCGCGGTATTTCGAGGCCACCGGCGATCAGCGGGCCCGCTACGGCGAGATCAAAAGCAAATTTCCGGTCTGGCTGGAAGCGATCGAGACGATCACGGGCGATCAGCAGGCCCGTTTCGCCGTTGTCGGCTTTTCGCTTGGCGGCGCATTGGCCTTGGCTCTGGCGGCGCGGGATCGCAGGATCAAAGCCGTTGTCGACTTCTTCGGATTTCTGCCGCCGGGCCTGGAGCGAGCTTCGCTGCCCCCGACGCTTATTCTGCATGGGAATGCTGACCGAGTGGTGCCAGTGTCCAACGCCGAGGCCATCGAGAGACTGGTCAAGAGCAATGGGAGCTCTGTCCAAAGCCATATCTATCCCGGCGAAGGACATGGCCTGTCTCTGGCGAGCTGGCCCGACGCGATCGCGAGGACGCAAGCATTCAACGACGCGGGGCTTCGTCGTTCCCACGAAGCAATGGCCAACGGAACAGGCCTAGAATCGCTCCGGCCGGTCTGTCATCATCCGATAGCTGAGCTTGTAGCGCGCGAGATGCGTCTCATCCGGGCGCGCTTCGTCCCAGGCGGTGTCACCGGCCTCGTTATTCCTCGTCATCCCAATATCCATTCGTCCTGGCTTGATCCGGAACGGCTCTGTCGGCTCAGGTTCGCGGGGGGCGCCAGCGGGTTCCGACCGTTCCGTTCTTCCTGA
- a CDS encoding sigma-70 family RNA polymerase sigma factor — MFDANSLIAAIVRSGDRAAFAALFDHFAPRVKGLLMRGGAPAELAEEVAQETLLAVWRKAALFDPAKASASTWIATIARNLRIDIARRETRSRLSQVYEILDEEAPEQPDAMLSGAERDARVRAAMTQLSPDQYRVVELAFIEGFSHQHVADHLAIPLGTVKSRLRLALSHLRGRLEDLR, encoded by the coding sequence TTGTTCGACGCCAACAGTCTGATTGCTGCCATCGTGCGCTCGGGTGACCGGGCGGCCTTTGCTGCGCTGTTCGACCATTTCGCGCCGCGCGTGAAGGGATTGCTGATGCGTGGCGGCGCCCCGGCGGAGCTGGCCGAGGAAGTTGCGCAGGAAACGCTCCTGGCCGTCTGGCGCAAGGCAGCCCTGTTCGACCCGGCAAAGGCCAGCGCCTCGACCTGGATTGCAACGATCGCGCGCAATCTGCGCATCGACATCGCTCGCCGTGAGACCCGTTCGCGGCTGTCGCAAGTTTACGAGATTCTGGATGAAGAAGCCCCCGAACAACCCGATGCGATGCTCTCCGGCGCCGAACGCGATGCGCGCGTGCGGGCGGCGATGACACAGCTTTCACCCGACCAGTACCGCGTGGTCGAACTCGCCTTCATCGAAGGCTTCAGCCATCAGCATGTCGCCGATCACCTCGCCATCCCGCTGGGCACGGTGAAATCCCGCCTGCGCCTGGCATTGTCGCATCTGCGCGGCCGGCTGGAGGATCTGCGATGA
- a CDS encoding alpha/beta hydrolase, with product MTPRIARRTILPLLAGLALPACAALRPGALTNGARDVAYGPHPRQRMDIYVPADGGRAPKPVVFFIYGGSWANGAKETYSFVGDALSARGFVTVIADYRLVPEVRFPVFIEDGALALRFVRDSISRFGGSPGAIHLMGHSAGAYNAMMLTLDRRYLAAVGMHTGEIRSTVGLSGPYDFLPFDIDVTKEAFGNARDPAQTQPVNFARRDVPPVFLATGSSDTTVLPRNSERLALALRKAGARSVSLKIYQGLGHASTATALARLLQWQAPVLEDVVAFLQAT from the coding sequence ATGACGCCCCGGATTGCCCGACGCACGATCCTGCCGCTGCTCGCCGGGCTTGCCTTGCCTGCCTGCGCAGCCCTGCGCCCCGGTGCCTTGACCAACGGCGCGCGTGACGTGGCCTACGGCCCGCATCCCCGGCAGCGAATGGATATCTACGTGCCTGCCGACGGTGGCAGGGCGCCGAAGCCTGTGGTTTTCTTCATCTATGGCGGGTCCTGGGCCAATGGCGCCAAGGAAACCTACTCCTTCGTAGGGGACGCGCTGTCCGCTCGCGGCTTTGTCACGGTGATCGCGGATTATCGCCTGGTCCCGGAGGTCCGTTTCCCGGTCTTCATCGAAGACGGCGCGCTGGCGCTGCGCTTCGTGCGAGACAGCATCTCCCGCTTCGGCGGCTCCCCGGGAGCCATCCACCTGATGGGGCATTCGGCAGGCGCTTACAACGCGATGATGCTGACGCTGGACAGGCGTTATCTCGCCGCCGTCGGAATGCATACCGGTGAGATCCGGTCCACGGTCGGCCTTTCCGGCCCTTACGACTTTCTGCCCTTCGACATCGACGTCACGAAAGAAGCGTTCGGAAACGCACGCGACCCCGCCCAAACTCAGCCTGTCAACTTCGCAAGGCGCGACGTACCGCCGGTCTTTCTGGCGACGGGATCGAGCGACACAACGGTTCTTCCGCGCAACAGCGAGCGACTAGCGCTCGCGCTCAGAAAGGCGGGCGCGCGATCGGTCTCGCTGAAGATCTATCAGGGGCTCGGCCATGCCAGCACGGCCACGGCCCTGGCCAGGCTGCTGCAATGGCAAGCGCCTGTTCTCGAAGACGTCGTCGCCTTTCTTCAGGCGACATAA
- a CDS encoding DUF1295 domain-containing protein — protein sequence MTIASFIAAVVFVAVAMAAFMALATAVERRTGNSGWIDVVWTFGLGLTGIVGALLPFGTGPMSRRLFVATLALAWALRLGLHIARRTAGIAEDPRYAKLKRDWGSTAPQQMARLLQMQALVSIPLGLGIILAAHSPTPSLGWRDLAGVAVFAAGLAGGAIADGQLRAFARSGAGGVCDRGLWRWSRHPNYFFECLLWCSYALIAPAAAYPWGWLAVLAPACITLLLTRISGIPPLEEHMLAKHGEAYRAYQHRTSALIPLPPKGAT from the coding sequence TTGACGATCGCATCCTTCATCGCGGCTGTTGTCTTCGTGGCCGTGGCCATGGCCGCCTTCATGGCTCTTGCGACGGCCGTCGAGCGCCGGACGGGCAATTCCGGCTGGATCGACGTGGTCTGGACCTTCGGGCTGGGCCTGACGGGTATCGTCGGCGCGTTGCTGCCTTTCGGGACGGGGCCAATGTCGCGACGCCTGTTCGTCGCAACGCTCGCTCTGGCATGGGCGCTTCGGCTCGGCCTGCACATCGCGCGACGGACGGCCGGCATCGCCGAAGATCCCCGCTATGCGAAGCTGAAGCGCGACTGGGGCAGCACCGCGCCGCAGCAAATGGCCCGCCTGCTGCAGATGCAGGCGCTGGTCAGCATTCCCCTTGGATTGGGGATCATCCTCGCGGCACATAGCCCCACTCCTTCGCTGGGCTGGCGGGATTTGGCCGGTGTCGCCGTGTTCGCCGCGGGCCTTGCAGGAGGCGCCATCGCCGACGGGCAATTGCGGGCCTTCGCGCGCTCGGGAGCAGGAGGCGTCTGCGACCGTGGCCTGTGGCGCTGGTCGCGGCATCCCAACTACTTCTTCGAGTGCCTGCTCTGGTGCTCCTATGCGCTGATCGCACCCGCGGCCGCCTACCCCTGGGGCTGGCTCGCCGTGCTGGCGCCGGCCTGCATCACGCTCCTGCTTACCCGCATTTCCGGCATCCCGCCCCTGGAAGAGCACATGCTCGCCAAGCACGGCGAGGCCTATCGCGCATACCAGCATCGAACCAGCGCCCTGATCCCGCTGCCGCCGAAAGGAGCGACGTGA
- a CDS encoding UdgX family uracil-DNA binding protein (This protein belongs to the uracil DNA glycosylase superfamily, members of which act in excision repair of DNA. However, it belongs more specifically to UdgX branch, whose founding member was found to bind uracil in DNA (where it does not belong), without cleaving it, appears to promote DNA repair by a pathway involving RecA, rather than base excision.) — MIAARLNGPADFAGWRRETRRLALAGVQPEAVAWLTSEGDAGLFAIEGAAPVEDGSLALTVSRRFIELAENVVCHRDAGRFVLLHRLLLRLQDEPRLLDNAADPDIARAEAMARSVRRDLHKMTAFVRFRAVSGAGEEGPFIAWFEPEHFILERAASFFMGRFAGMIWSIMTPQGSLHWDGTALQFGPAASKTDAPDGDAMEAYWLTYYANIFNPARLKPKAMKSEMPVKYWRNLPEAELIEPLIASAARRAEDMVMRAPTQPPARHVRQLRHRPEPPADESAITSWQDAAAAAQRCTRCDLHCHATQTVFGEGPLDARVLFVGEQPGDQEDLAGRPFVGPAGQVFDRAMREAGLDRARAYVTNAVKHFKFQLRGKRRIHEKPNVGEIKACRFWLDLELQFVKPRLVVALGASALRSLTGHASSLASARDRELALEDGTPLLATVHPSFLLRLPDEDARSREYARFVADLARVQQRIFRH; from the coding sequence GTGATTGCGGCCAGGCTGAACGGCCCTGCGGATTTTGCCGGCTGGCGTCGAGAAACGCGCCGGCTGGCGCTGGCCGGCGTTCAGCCTGAGGCCGTCGCCTGGCTGACGAGCGAGGGCGATGCCGGATTGTTCGCGATCGAAGGCGCCGCCCCGGTCGAGGACGGAAGCCTCGCACTGACCGTGTCTCGCCGTTTCATCGAGCTTGCCGAGAATGTTGTCTGCCATCGGGATGCCGGCCGCTTCGTCTTGCTGCATCGCCTGCTGCTACGTTTGCAGGACGAGCCGCGCTTGCTCGACAATGCAGCCGATCCGGATATCGCACGCGCCGAGGCCATGGCCCGCTCGGTGCGCCGCGACCTGCACAAGATGACGGCCTTCGTCCGCTTCCGGGCCGTGTCGGGCGCGGGCGAGGAAGGCCCCTTCATCGCCTGGTTCGAGCCGGAGCATTTCATCCTCGAACGGGCCGCGAGCTTCTTCATGGGACGCTTCGCAGGAATGATCTGGTCGATCATGACACCGCAGGGGTCGCTGCACTGGGACGGTACGGCCCTCCAGTTCGGCCCGGCCGCCAGCAAGACCGATGCGCCGGACGGCGATGCCATGGAAGCCTATTGGCTCACCTACTACGCCAACATCTTCAATCCGGCCCGCCTGAAGCCGAAGGCGATGAAAAGTGAGATGCCGGTGAAATACTGGCGGAACCTACCCGAGGCCGAGTTGATTGAGCCTCTGATCGCAAGCGCCGCCCGGCGAGCAGAGGATATGGTGATGCGCGCTCCGACGCAGCCACCCGCACGACATGTCAGGCAGCTTCGGCACCGTCCCGAACCGCCGGCCGATGAATCTGCGATCACGTCGTGGCAGGATGCCGCCGCTGCGGCGCAACGCTGTACGCGCTGCGATCTTCATTGCCACGCCACGCAGACGGTCTTCGGAGAAGGGCCGTTGGACGCGCGCGTTCTCTTCGTCGGCGAACAGCCGGGAGACCAGGAAGACCTTGCCGGCCGGCCATTTGTCGGGCCAGCGGGTCAGGTTTTCGATCGGGCGATGAGAGAAGCCGGTCTCGACCGCGCGCGCGCCTATGTCACCAATGCGGTGAAGCACTTCAAATTCCAGCTTCGCGGCAAGCGCCGCATCCATGAGAAGCCCAATGTCGGGGAGATCAAGGCCTGCCGCTTCTGGCTCGATCTCGAACTGCAGTTCGTGAAACCCCGGCTTGTCGTCGCCCTCGGCGCCAGCGCCCTGCGATCGCTGACGGGGCATGCCAGTTCGCTAGCGAGCGCACGAGATCGCGAGCTCGCGCTCGAAGACGGCACGCCGCTGTTGGCCACCGTCCACCCCTCATTTCTGCTGCGCCTTCCGGACGAGGATGCTCGGTCTCGGGAATATGCCCGGTTCGTCGCAGACCTCGCCCGCGTGCAGCAACGTATATTCCGACATTAA